The following is a genomic window from Burkholderia oklahomensis C6786.
ACGCATCGCTGCGCGCCTGCTTCAGGGACTCACCGCGATCGTGCTGATCGCCGTGGTCAATTTTTGCCTCGTGCACGCGGGGCCCGGCGACCCGGCCAGCGTGATGGCCGGCGAGGCGGGCGCCACCGACACGCAGTACGTCGCCCAGTTGCGCAGCCAGTTCGAGCTCGACCGGCCGCTGCCGGTGCAGCTCGCGAGCTACCTGTCGCATCTCGCGCGGCTCGACCTCGGTTATTCGTATCGGCAGCAGCAAAGCGTGGCGCACCTGATCGCCGAGCGCCTGCCGGCCACGCTGCTGCTGACCGGCTCGGCGTTCGTGCTCTCGCTCGGGCTCGGCGTCACGCTCGGCGCACTCGCGAGCCGGCACCCCGGCGGCTGGCTCGACACGCTGATCTCGGCCGGCGCGACGCTCTGCTATGCCACGCCGCTCTACTGGCTCGCGCTGATGGCGGTGCTGCTGTTCTCGGTGCGGCTCGACTGGCTGCCCGCGTTCGGCTATTCGAGCGTCGGAGGCATCGGCGGCTTCG
Proteins encoded in this region:
- a CDS encoding ABC transporter permease, which encodes MDLARRIAARLLQGLTAIVLIAVVNFCLVHAGPGDPASVMAGEAGATDTQYVAQLRSQFELDRPLPVQLASYLSHLARLDLGYSYRQQQSVAHLIAERLPATLLLTGSAFVLSLGLGVTLGALASRHPGGWLDTLISAGATLCYATPLYWLALMAVLLFSVRLDWLPAFGYSSVGGIGGFGAEAGGDELHGLRAALDVAAHLVLPVGTLALFYMAIYVRMTRAAMLDVARLEFVRTARARGVRAARIWRAHVLRNALRPVVTLAGMQAGAQIGGAILTETVFAWPGIGRLMFDALMQRDYTVLLGCLLVTAALAVCMNLLTDCLMLLVDPRIAPA